Proteins encoded within one genomic window of Haloplanus vescus:
- a CDS encoding chemotaxis protein CheW → MSKTASRARTVQLLEFELGSETYAVDIAHVAEIVDVNDLTVVPNAPRHVEGVMDLRGKTTTIVDPKSVFGIDNDGARQRIVVFDQDHTIGGKAVGWIVDEVEQVVEVDREDVEPSPVDDDAVHGVIKREGEFVIWVRPTVLDA, encoded by the coding sequence ATGAGCAAAACGGCGTCTCGCGCTCGAACCGTCCAGTTGCTGGAGTTCGAACTCGGCTCGGAGACGTACGCGGTCGACATCGCACACGTCGCCGAAATCGTCGACGTGAACGACCTCACGGTCGTGCCCAACGCGCCCCGACATGTCGAGGGCGTGATGGACCTTCGCGGGAAGACGACGACCATCGTCGACCCCAAGTCCGTGTTCGGCATCGACAACGACGGTGCTCGACAGCGTATCGTCGTCTTCGACCAGGACCACACCATCGGCGGGAAGGCGGTGGGGTGGATTGTCGACGAGGTAGAACAGGTCGTGGAGGTCGACCGGGAGGACGTCGAACCCTCTCCTGTCGACGACGACGCGGTCCACGGCGTCATAAAGCGCGAGGGCGAATTCGTCATCTGGGTTCGCCCGACCGTCCTCGATGCCTAG
- a CDS encoding halocyanin domain-containing protein, whose amino-acid sequence MGSHRSATRRGFLTTVAGTAVTAAAAGTATAQASFGGWMSDVGNYSEVADATGQDEVTVSVGAEGNGGAFAFDPPAVQVDPGTTVVWEWTGEGGQHNVVAEEGGDFESELTAEAGFTFEQTFDSEGVVKYYCQPHRGLGMKGVVVVGEIPESDGGGGGEGGGGGGGGGPAVPDSAKSLVIALTTGMMSILALAYFFIRYGGDYGDAYDSA is encoded by the coding sequence ATGGGAAGCCATCGTTCCGCCACGCGACGCGGGTTTCTGACGACCGTCGCGGGCACGGCCGTGACGGCGGCTGCCGCCGGCACCGCCACAGCGCAGGCGTCGTTCGGCGGCTGGATGAGCGACGTTGGCAACTACAGCGAGGTCGCCGACGCGACCGGACAGGACGAAGTGACCGTCTCTGTCGGCGCAGAGGGCAACGGCGGCGCGTTCGCGTTCGACCCGCCGGCCGTCCAGGTCGACCCCGGGACGACGGTCGTCTGGGAGTGGACGGGCGAGGGCGGTCAGCACAACGTCGTCGCCGAGGAAGGCGGCGACTTCGAGAGTGAACTCACCGCAGAAGCAGGGTTCACCTTCGAACAGACCTTCGACTCCGAAGGCGTCGTCAAGTACTACTGCCAGCCCCACCGGGGACTGGGGATGAAAGGCGTCGTCGTCGTCGGCGAGATACCCGAATCCGACGGCGGCGGTGGTGGCGAAGGTGGCGGTGGCGGCGGTGGTGGCGGCCCGGCCGTCCCCGATAGCGCCAAGTCACTCGTCATCGCGCTGACGACGGGGATGATGTCCATCCTCGCGCTCGCGTACTTCTTCATCCGCTACGGCGGCGACTACGGCGACGCGTACGACAGCGCCTGA
- a CDS encoding universal stress protein, producing MSKRLLVPVDGSDPANTALEFALEEYPDAHLTVLSIIDPTDMGYGSIEAAPSTFERLQESAEERTESILADARERAESAGVEVETETMIGMPSRAIVEWAENNDVDAIVIGSHGREGVTRVLLGSVAETVVRRSPVPVTVVR from the coding sequence ATGTCGAAACGACTGCTCGTCCCCGTCGACGGATCGGATCCCGCAAACACCGCACTGGAATTCGCGCTCGAAGAGTATCCCGACGCGCACCTGACGGTCCTGTCTATCATCGACCCGACCGACATGGGCTACGGCTCTATCGAGGCCGCACCGAGCACGTTCGAACGACTGCAAGAGTCCGCCGAGGAGCGGACGGAATCGATTCTCGCTGACGCACGCGAGCGCGCAGAGAGCGCTGGCGTCGAGGTGGAGACGGAGACGATGATTGGCATGCCCTCACGAGCCATTGTGGAGTGGGCGGAGAACAACGACGTGGACGCCATCGTTATCGGCAGTCACGGGCGCGAAGGTGTGACACGCGTGCTCCTCGGGAGCGTCGCAGAAACAGTCGTCCGTCGGTCGCCGGTGCCGGTGACCGTCGTCCGCTAA
- a CDS encoding response regulator transcription factor → MTTTLSDATVLIVDDEQSLADLYAYWVDEFAEARTAYDGTEALEKLDETIDVMLLDRRMPGLSGDEVVEEVEKRGFDVRIVMVTAVDPGFDIVDMGIDDYLIKPVDQPELVETVERMVVRSTYDDQLQEKFRLVEKKVTLESAKTPHELEESEEYADLIRRLDAIERDLDSAVEEFDDSDFAVAFRELPNGGSVDSTEGD, encoded by the coding sequence ATGACGACCACGCTCTCAGACGCGACGGTGCTCATCGTCGACGACGAGCAGTCGCTGGCCGATCTGTACGCGTACTGGGTCGACGAGTTCGCCGAGGCGCGCACGGCCTACGACGGAACAGAGGCTCTCGAAAAGCTCGACGAGACCATTGACGTCATGTTGCTCGACCGCCGGATGCCCGGTCTGTCCGGCGACGAAGTCGTCGAGGAAGTCGAGAAGCGGGGCTTCGACGTTCGCATCGTCATGGTGACGGCCGTCGACCCCGGGTTCGACATCGTCGACATGGGTATCGACGACTACCTCATCAAGCCCGTCGACCAGCCGGAACTCGTCGAAACCGTTGAGCGCATGGTCGTCCGGAGCACGTACGACGACCAGTTACAGGAGAAGTTCCGCCTCGTCGAGAAGAAGGTCACCCTCGAATCGGCGAAGACACCACACGAACTCGAGGAGAGCGAGGAGTACGCCGACCTGATTCGCCGCCTCGACGCTATCGAGCGTGACCTCGACAGCGCAGTCGAAGAGTTCGACGACTCCGATTTCGCCGTCGCGTTCCGCGAACTCCCCAACGGCGGGTCGGTCGATTCGACCGAAGGCGATTAG
- a CDS encoding PAS domain S-box protein has translation MGEQIRVLVVDDEAVASDLERAADGFVVTAEPEPRAALDRLESAPIDCLVSEYDVADSDGLDFLRTVRERDANLPFVLFTDDGNEAVASEAFAAGATDYVRKGVTEPYAVLAERVESAVAERRTDEHATHIDHLETVASDVMRTLVRTDDATAAERAVCERLSTVERYAWIAIGTLEDGEVSARTVVADDPDDFSLDSIPAVRTALIDGTPAVETDGGDAVRGGSTVAAMPLTRDSTRYGALVVGAPESDEITPAERDVLETLSDDVANTLHRLDVRADLRESEAKYRRLVEQNLVGVYVIQDDEFVYVNPRLAAMFGYTQAELLDVNPIELVVEDDRETFRRNVRRRESGEVDDLRYTLRGRRRDGSRIEFEVHGGRIDYRGEPAIMGTLLDVTEQKRYERELERSRAEYRELFEGLPEAVFLRQGGEPFRVVNDAAVERLGYSREELLSLRPPDIDPNLSAAVESERLARLDSDTITRFETTHETKSGEHIPVEVSATCVPYRGETAILSTAREVSERVEHERELRRQNERLEELASVVSHDLRNPLNVAAGHLELASEECESAHVDVATNALDRMSGLIDDLLTLTSGDDDRHPVDLGTLVEECWANVATGNARLEHDIDCTIRASESQLAQVFENLFRNSVEHGSTNSRTESGDSVEHGPTNDTQSSAPDSHVVTVGAFDDGFYVADDGVGIPVEDRTRVFESGYSTNENGTGLGLTIVRDVVETHGWEIAVGDSEDGGARFDITGVERIE, from the coding sequence ATGGGGGAACAGATTCGGGTACTGGTGGTCGACGACGAGGCCGTCGCGAGTGACCTCGAACGCGCCGCCGATGGCTTCGTCGTGACGGCCGAGCCCGAGCCACGGGCGGCGCTCGACCGCCTCGAATCGGCGCCGATAGATTGCCTCGTGAGCGAGTACGACGTGGCGGACAGCGACGGACTGGACTTCCTTCGAACCGTCAGAGAGCGGGACGCTAACCTCCCGTTCGTCCTCTTCACCGACGACGGAAACGAGGCTGTCGCGAGCGAGGCGTTCGCCGCGGGGGCGACCGACTACGTCCGAAAGGGGGTGACGGAGCCGTACGCGGTACTGGCGGAACGGGTCGAATCGGCCGTCGCCGAGCGCCGGACGGACGAACACGCGACCCACATCGACCACCTCGAGACGGTGGCCAGTGATGTGATGCGGACGCTCGTCCGGACCGACGACGCGACGGCCGCCGAGCGAGCGGTCTGTGAACGCTTGAGCACCGTCGAGCGATACGCGTGGATCGCCATCGGAACCCTCGAAGACGGGGAGGTGAGCGCCCGCACCGTCGTCGCCGACGACCCAGACGACTTCTCCCTCGATTCGATTCCCGCCGTCCGAACGGCGCTGATAGACGGCACGCCCGCAGTCGAGACGGACGGTGGCGACGCGGTCCGCGGCGGCTCGACAGTCGCGGCGATGCCGCTGACACGGGACTCGACACGGTACGGGGCGCTCGTCGTCGGGGCGCCGGAGAGCGACGAAATCACCCCGGCCGAGCGCGACGTGCTCGAAACGCTGAGCGACGACGTGGCCAACACGCTCCACCGACTTGACGTTCGGGCGGACTTGCGCGAGTCCGAGGCCAAGTATCGACGACTCGTCGAGCAGAACCTCGTCGGCGTCTACGTCATCCAGGACGACGAGTTCGTCTACGTCAACCCTCGCCTCGCGGCCATGTTCGGCTACACACAGGCGGAGTTACTCGACGTGAATCCGATCGAGCTCGTAGTCGAGGACGACCGAGAGACGTTCCGACGGAACGTGCGACGACGCGAGTCCGGCGAGGTCGACGACCTGCGGTACACGCTCCGCGGACGGCGGCGCGACGGGTCGCGCATCGAGTTCGAGGTCCACGGCGGCCGAATCGACTACCGCGGCGAGCCGGCGATTATGGGCACACTCCTCGATGTCACGGAACAGAAACGGTACGAGCGGGAACTCGAACGGTCGCGGGCCGAGTACCGGGAACTGTTCGAGGGGCTTCCGGAAGCCGTCTTCCTCAGGCAAGGGGGCGAGCCGTTCCGCGTCGTCAACGACGCGGCGGTGGAGCGGTTGGGCTACTCGCGGGAGGAACTGTTGTCGCTTCGGCCGCCGGACATCGACCCGAATCTGAGCGCGGCGGTCGAATCGGAACGGCTGGCGAGGCTCGATAGCGACACGATTACGCGCTTCGAGACGACTCACGAGACGAAATCGGGCGAACACATCCCCGTCGAGGTCAGCGCCACCTGCGTCCCGTACCGGGGTGAGACAGCGATTCTCTCGACGGCGCGCGAGGTGAGCGAGCGCGTCGAACACGAACGCGAACTTCGGCGACAGAACGAACGGCTCGAAGAGCTGGCGAGCGTCGTCAGCCACGACCTCCGCAACCCGCTGAACGTCGCCGCGGGCCATCTCGAACTCGCGAGCGAGGAGTGTGAATCGGCCCACGTCGACGTCGCCACGAACGCGCTCGACCGCATGAGCGGGCTAATCGACGACCTGTTGACGCTCACCAGCGGCGACGATGACCGCCATCCAGTCGACCTCGGGACGCTCGTCGAGGAGTGCTGGGCCAACGTCGCGACGGGTAACGCCCGACTCGAACACGATATCGACTGCACGATTCGGGCGAGCGAGAGCCAGCTTGCGCAGGTGTTCGAGAATCTGTTTCGGAATAGCGTGGAGCACGGCTCCACGAACAGCCGGACGGAGTCCGGCGATAGTGTGGAGCACGGCCCGACGAACGATACACAGTCTTCGGCGCCCGACTCACACGTCGTCACCGTCGGGGCGTTCGACGACGGTTTCTACGTCGCCGACGACGGCGTGGGAATTCCGGTCGAGGACCGGACGCGGGTCTTCGAATCGGGGTACTCGACCAACGAGAACGGCACCGGACTCGGACTCACCATCGTTCGCGACGTGGTCGAAACTCACGGCTGGGAGATTGCGGTCGGCGACAGCGAGGACGGCGGCGCCCGCTTCGACATCACGGGCGTCGAGCGAATCGAGTAA